A genomic segment from Actinomyces lilanjuaniae encodes:
- a CDS encoding FHA domain-containing protein — MTLRHAAPTQTTAATTTTTASHAHKEPDTRYRQPAVRAARSSLASPWHLAVLTGPDTGLVVPVDGHVVLGRDGVLSDPLVSRHHLSLRARPGGVDAHDVGSANGSWHRPPRGRWRRLHGHSRLREGSRLHLGDSVLELRHRPTSLLVATPPRPQAGAYRRALATVLVCLLPVAALALVATHSGQVPGTFRLIAAVPVIAMLAVRLALASQDQTSRHRASTRPAPTHRGCPRRDRPGWSRHRPDPSTMLLAVAARSFDLRPSDAGTGVQPPSDQEGEEQRAWTGKARRRQVLSLDSGDRLALTGDYAHDTLRWWCSQVLARQQARVLLTDTGARLLWGPANRPREAMILVCPHGSVPPQALSVRAGSSTAPTCSRTWWEAVCTLGAVTWQAGGSGDRDGALPEQVVLSELLDDLDPADVSESWKRQERLTATGQGTPRLEAVLGVGADGPVRADLVEHGPTPCLQARPAQESPSSWSPGCCSWRWAPAPPG, encoded by the coding sequence GTGACCCTTCGACACGCCGCACCGACCCAGACCACCGCAGCCACGACAACAACCACAGCCTCCCACGCGCACAAGGAACCGGATACGCGGTACCGGCAGCCTGCTGTCCGCGCCGCCCGCAGCTCGCTGGCCTCCCCCTGGCACCTGGCGGTACTGACAGGACCTGACACGGGGCTGGTCGTACCGGTAGACGGCCACGTGGTCCTCGGGCGAGACGGAGTGCTGTCAGACCCCCTGGTCTCCCGTCACCACCTGTCCCTGCGTGCACGCCCGGGCGGGGTAGACGCCCACGACGTCGGCTCGGCCAACGGCTCCTGGCACCGGCCTCCCCGAGGACGCTGGCGGCGGCTGCACGGGCACAGCCGTCTCAGAGAGGGGTCCCGGCTACACCTGGGCGACTCAGTCCTCGAGCTGCGGCACCGCCCTACCAGCCTCCTGGTCGCGACCCCGCCACGCCCCCAGGCAGGCGCCTACCGCCGAGCCCTTGCTACGGTCCTGGTCTGCCTCCTGCCGGTGGCGGCACTGGCCCTGGTCGCCACCCACTCGGGGCAGGTACCAGGCACCTTCAGGCTGATAGCGGCTGTGCCTGTCATAGCTATGCTCGCCGTGCGGCTGGCCCTGGCCTCGCAGGACCAGACCTCACGGCACCGCGCCAGCACCCGTCCTGCTCCTACCCACCGGGGCTGTCCACGACGTGACAGACCTGGTTGGAGCCGACACCGCCCCGATCCCTCGACCATGCTGCTTGCCGTGGCAGCCCGCTCCTTCGATCTCCGCCCCTCTGACGCTGGCACGGGCGTGCAGCCGCCTTCTGATCAGGAGGGGGAGGAGCAGCGGGCCTGGACCGGCAAGGCCCGCAGGAGACAGGTCCTGTCGCTGGACAGCGGGGACCGGCTAGCCCTGACCGGGGACTACGCCCACGACACTCTACGGTGGTGGTGTAGCCAGGTCCTGGCTCGTCAGCAGGCTCGAGTGCTCCTGACCGATACAGGCGCGCGGCTGCTGTGGGGCCCCGCGAACCGCCCGAGGGAGGCGATGATCCTGGTCTGCCCACACGGCTCCGTGCCACCGCAGGCACTCAGCGTCAGGGCCGGGTCGTCTACGGCCCCCACCTGCTCACGTACCTGGTGGGAGGCCGTGTGCACCCTGGGGGCAGTCACCTGGCAGGCAGGCGGCTCGGGAGACAGGGATGGCGCGCTGCCGGAGCAGGTCGTCCTCAGCGAACTGCTTGACGACCTCGACCCCGCTGACGTCTCCGAGTCCTGGAAGCGTCAGGAACGACTGACAGCCACAGGCCAGGGGACGCCCCGCCTGGAGGCCGTCCTCGGCGTGGGAGCGGACGGTCCTGTCCGCGCCGACCTGGTCGAGCACGGCCCCACGCCCTGCTTGCAGGCACGACCGGCTCAGGAAAGTCCGAGCTCCTGGTCTCCTGGCTGCTGCAGCTGGCGCTGGGCACCAGCCCCGCCCGGCTGA
- the gatC gene encoding Asp-tRNA(Asn)/Glu-tRNA(Gln) amidotransferase subunit GatC translates to MSAISKDEVARVAELARVALTEEEVDRLADELDAVASSFARVASVVTADLPATSHPVPLTNVLRQDSPGAVLDAAELLAGAPTAEDSLFLVPRILGEETA, encoded by the coding sequence ATGTCTGCTATATCGAAGGATGAGGTCGCTCGCGTTGCCGAGCTGGCGCGTGTGGCCCTGACTGAGGAGGAGGTAGACCGCCTGGCTGACGAGCTGGACGCGGTCGCATCCTCCTTCGCCCGCGTCGCAAGCGTGGTGACCGCTGACCTGCCTGCCACCTCCCACCCTGTTCCGCTGACCAACGTCTTGCGGCAGGACTCCCCCGGGGCCGTCCTGGACGCCGCGGAACTGCTCGCGGGGGCGCCGACGGCTGAGGACTCTCTGTTTCTTGTTCCTCGGATCCTGGGTGAGGAGACAGCCTGA
- a CDS encoding WhiB family transcriptional regulator, producing the protein MDWRSRAACLTVDPELFFPVGNTGPAIAQIARAKEVCARCEVVDTCLKWALENGQDAGVWGGMSEDERRSLKRRAARARRSS; encoded by the coding sequence ATGGACTGGCGTAGCCGGGCTGCATGTCTGACTGTCGACCCCGAACTCTTCTTCCCTGTCGGCAACACAGGTCCAGCCATTGCCCAGATCGCGCGAGCCAAGGAGGTCTGCGCCCGCTGTGAGGTCGTGGACACCTGCCTGAAGTGGGCGCTGGAGAACGGTCAGGACGCAGGTGTCTGGGGCGGGATGAGCGAGGACGAACGCCGCTCCCTCAAGCGGAGGGCTGCACGCGCACGCCGCTCCTCCTGA
- the gatB gene encoding Asp-tRNA(Asn)/Glu-tRNA(Gln) amidotransferase subunit GatB, translated as MSDPLMDFDEAVRRYDPVLGLEVHVELGTETKMFDAAPNVFGAQPNTMVTPTSVGLPGALPQVNARGVEYAIRIGLALGCQIARSSRFARKNYFYPDLSKNFQTSQSDEPIAYDGAVEVELPDGTLFTVPVERAHMEEDAGKSTHVGGADGRIEGARYSLVDYNRAGVPLVEIVTRPIEGAGERAPEVAAAYVRTLRDVFRALGVSEARMELGNVRADVNVSLRESPDAPLGVRTETKNVNTFRGIEQCVRYEIRRQAAVLAAGGNVVQETRHGQADGTTRAGRVKSDADDYRYFPEPDLVPVVPSREWVEEIRASLPEMPALRRRRLRQEWALSDTEMRDVVNAGAVDLIEATVHSGTSGQAARKWWMGELSRVAKETDTSLEELPVTPGQVAQLQKLVDSGRLTDKLARQVLEGVLAGEGDPETVATARGLEVVSDDSALLEAVNAALEAHPDVVEKIRGGKVQAAGAIVGAVMKATRGQADAKRVRELVMERAQG; from the coding sequence ATGAGCGACCCGCTGATGGACTTTGACGAGGCTGTGCGCCGTTACGACCCGGTGCTGGGGCTGGAGGTGCATGTCGAGCTCGGTACTGAGACCAAGATGTTTGACGCTGCACCCAACGTTTTTGGTGCCCAGCCGAACACAATGGTGACCCCTACCTCGGTAGGGCTTCCCGGCGCGCTGCCCCAGGTCAACGCCCGGGGGGTGGAGTACGCGATCCGTATCGGGCTGGCCCTGGGGTGCCAGATAGCCAGGTCGTCTCGGTTCGCCAGGAAGAACTACTTCTACCCGGATCTGTCGAAGAACTTCCAGACCTCTCAGTCGGATGAGCCGATCGCCTATGACGGGGCGGTGGAGGTCGAGCTTCCGGACGGGACTCTTTTTACTGTCCCCGTCGAGCGGGCGCACATGGAGGAGGACGCGGGAAAGAGCACCCATGTCGGTGGCGCGGACGGCCGGATCGAGGGTGCCAGGTACTCCCTGGTGGACTACAACCGCGCAGGGGTGCCGCTGGTCGAGATCGTCACCCGCCCCATCGAAGGTGCCGGTGAGCGGGCGCCAGAGGTCGCAGCCGCCTACGTGCGCACGCTGCGCGACGTCTTCCGGGCACTAGGTGTCTCCGAAGCCCGGATGGAGCTGGGAAACGTGAGGGCAGACGTCAACGTCTCCTTGCGAGAGTCACCTGACGCCCCCCTGGGTGTACGTACGGAGACCAAGAACGTCAACACCTTCCGCGGGATTGAGCAGTGCGTCCGCTATGAGATCCGGAGGCAGGCGGCCGTCCTTGCGGCTGGAGGCAACGTGGTCCAGGAGACCCGGCACGGCCAGGCGGACGGCACGACACGAGCGGGACGAGTCAAGTCGGACGCGGACGACTACCGCTACTTCCCTGAGCCGGATCTTGTGCCGGTGGTGCCCTCTCGTGAGTGGGTGGAGGAGATCCGTGCCAGCCTGCCGGAGATGCCAGCGCTGCGGCGGCGTCGGCTTCGACAGGAGTGGGCACTCAGCGACACGGAGATGCGTGACGTGGTCAATGCCGGGGCAGTGGACCTGATCGAGGCTACTGTCCACAGTGGGACAAGCGGGCAGGCCGCACGTAAGTGGTGGATGGGAGAGCTGTCTCGCGTCGCCAAGGAGACAGATACTTCCTTGGAAGAGCTGCCGGTGACGCCGGGACAGGTCGCCCAGCTGCAGAAGCTGGTTGACTCCGGACGCCTGACCGACAAGTTGGCGCGACAGGTCCTAGAGGGCGTTCTTGCCGGGGAAGGAGACCCTGAGACGGTAGCGACGGCCCGGGGGCTAGAGGTTGTCTCCGACGATTCTGCTCTACTGGAGGCCGTCAACGCTGCGTTGGAGGCGCACCCCGATGTCGTGGAGAAGATACGAGGTGGAAAGGTCCAGGCGGCAGGTGCGATCGTTGGTGCGGTGATGAAAGCCACGAGAGGACAGGCAGACGCGAAGCGGGTCCGTGAGCTGGTCATGGAGCGCGCTCAGGGCTGA
- a CDS encoding L,D-transpeptidase family protein, translating into MSSDTFPISSRGNEAGASADKLAVLSTPYGESAGVRRRSVLGAGASGGPGPAPRASAGSETTRAIQSALPASIPPRNQDEPSGYAPGSVLLPLAAETSDAVSMSATTPSEPLQAPADTSPAHGTEAEKGTGAVATVTESSAAAAGSVPAPGVEEAREDPVPAALPDSRTWEESAYAPAPRRRRLPMWTAAASFLLLLGVGTAAYAYASHYEDHVVPGTVVAGTDLSGKTREEVVTAVEDLAAKATVTVSGDVEVTASLEDLGVSVDAEATADAAMARGDALVDRFRALVNDQEIEVVTTSDDQALADYATSLIPEDQVKAVNATVLLEEDGATFTITPSSAGTSLDSASLGQAAREAAASLTPTSVSVSFDSSAPEVSDSQAQEAADKANEWVGQDITVATADGTSVYTASAVEKASWITVTNSADAAPTIEVDAAQVTSWVEAQAADAGSEPVNGERNVNSDGEVVSTPVEAVDGEDVNNAAEVSDEIVQALDDNQAYSGAFEMTVVEATWSERTIADGAEKLIYQAEPGEKWIDVDLASRTVTSYEGATVVRGPVTIVDGAEETPTVTGTYQIYLQYDSQTMEGDNIDGSRYRTEDVPWVSYFHGGYAFHGAPWRSDFGYSASHGCVNMPVEEAKWIYDWVDIGTTVVSHY; encoded by the coding sequence ATGAGCAGCGACACGTTCCCCATCAGCTCCAGGGGCAACGAGGCAGGTGCCTCGGCCGACAAGCTGGCGGTACTGAGCACGCCCTACGGCGAGTCTGCTGGCGTACGCCGCCGCTCCGTGCTGGGTGCGGGAGCGTCTGGCGGACCAGGACCTGCACCAAGGGCATCAGCGGGATCGGAGACGACACGGGCGATACAGTCGGCTCTGCCAGCCAGCATTCCTCCCCGCAACCAGGATGAGCCAAGCGGATACGCCCCCGGGTCGGTCCTTCTCCCGCTGGCAGCCGAGACCTCCGACGCCGTCAGCATGTCAGCAACGACGCCCTCGGAGCCCCTGCAGGCTCCGGCCGACACCTCTCCCGCGCACGGGACTGAGGCGGAAAAGGGCACCGGGGCCGTGGCGACCGTGACGGAGTCGAGTGCTGCTGCCGCAGGATCGGTCCCTGCGCCGGGCGTGGAGGAGGCCCGGGAGGACCCGGTTCCCGCCGCGCTGCCGGACTCCCGCACCTGGGAGGAGTCAGCCTACGCCCCAGCCCCTCGTCGGCGTCGGCTGCCCATGTGGACAGCCGCAGCCTCCTTCCTGCTCCTGCTAGGAGTCGGCACTGCTGCCTACGCCTACGCATCCCACTATGAGGACCACGTCGTACCCGGCACCGTGGTGGCGGGCACCGACCTGTCAGGAAAGACCCGGGAGGAGGTCGTCACCGCTGTCGAGGACCTCGCCGCCAAGGCGACAGTCACGGTCTCAGGCGACGTCGAGGTGACTGCCTCCCTGGAGGACCTCGGGGTCTCCGTGGACGCCGAGGCCACCGCTGACGCGGCCATGGCGCGCGGAGACGCCCTGGTCGACCGGTTTCGAGCGCTTGTCAACGACCAGGAGATCGAGGTGGTGACCACCTCCGATGACCAGGCGCTTGCTGACTACGCAACTTCCCTGATCCCCGAGGATCAGGTCAAGGCGGTCAACGCTACTGTCCTGCTCGAGGAGGACGGGGCGACCTTTACGATCACTCCGTCGTCAGCCGGGACCTCGCTGGACTCCGCCAGCCTGGGCCAGGCAGCCAGAGAGGCAGCGGCGTCGCTGACCCCGACCAGTGTCAGCGTCTCCTTCGACTCCTCCGCTCCTGAGGTCTCAGACTCCCAGGCCCAGGAGGCCGCCGACAAGGCCAACGAGTGGGTCGGCCAGGACATCACCGTCGCCACCGCTGACGGTACCTCCGTGTACACCGCCAGTGCCGTTGAGAAGGCCTCTTGGATCACCGTCACCAACTCCGCGGACGCCGCACCGACCATTGAGGTGGACGCCGCCCAGGTCACCAGCTGGGTGGAGGCGCAGGCTGCCGACGCGGGCTCTGAGCCCGTCAACGGGGAGAGGAACGTCAACTCCGACGGGGAGGTCGTCTCCACACCCGTCGAGGCCGTCGACGGCGAGGACGTGAACAACGCAGCAGAGGTCTCCGACGAGATCGTCCAGGCTCTCGACGACAACCAGGCGTACTCCGGGGCCTTTGAGATGACTGTCGTCGAGGCGACGTGGAGCGAGCGGACCATTGCCGACGGCGCGGAGAAGCTCATCTACCAGGCTGAGCCCGGTGAGAAGTGGATTGACGTGGACCTGGCCAGCCGCACCGTCACCTCCTACGAGGGTGCCACCGTGGTCCGCGGTCCTGTCACGATCGTCGACGGCGCGGAGGAGACCCCCACAGTGACTGGTACCTACCAGATCTACCTGCAGTACGACTCCCAGACGATGGAGGGAGACAACATCGACGGAAGCAGGTACCGCACCGAAGACGTTCCGTGGGTCTCCTACTTCCACGGCGGCTACGCCTTCCACGGAGCCCCTTGGCGCAGTGACTTCGGCTACTCGGCTTCCCACGGCTGCGTCAACATGCCTGTCGAGGAGGCCAAGTGGATCTACGACTGGGTCGACATCGGCACGACCGTGGTCTCCCACTACTGA
- a CDS encoding thymidylate synthase: protein MRTKRYPALAELGLHPPAQVDVAYENLLAEVLTHGAAKRDRTGTGTRSLFARQLRYALADGFPRLTTKFVAMKAVKGELLWFLQGRSNVGWLQERGIRIWDEWAGADGELGPVYGVQWRSWPTRDKGVIDQISELLTTLRTDPDSRRMIVTAWNVSELDAMALPPCHAFFQCYVSEGRLSLQVYQRSADLFLGVPFNIASYALLTHMLAQQADLEPGELVWTGGDCHIYDNHVEQVREQLSRVPQSFPFPVLRLERAASIDSYTMDDIDASRGYRHHPAITAPVAV, encoded by the coding sequence ATGAGGACTAAGCGCTACCCGGCACTGGCCGAGCTGGGACTCCACCCGCCGGCACAGGTCGACGTCGCCTACGAGAACCTCCTGGCCGAGGTCCTCACCCACGGTGCCGCCAAGCGGGACCGGACAGGCACCGGTACCCGGTCCCTGTTCGCCCGCCAGCTGCGCTACGCCCTGGCAGACGGGTTCCCTCGCCTCACGACAAAGTTCGTGGCTATGAAGGCCGTCAAGGGCGAGCTGCTCTGGTTCTTGCAGGGGCGCAGCAACGTGGGCTGGCTCCAGGAGCGCGGTATCCGCATCTGGGACGAGTGGGCCGGTGCCGACGGCGAGCTGGGCCCCGTCTACGGGGTCCAATGGCGCTCCTGGCCCACCAGGGACAAGGGGGTCATCGACCAGATCAGTGAACTGCTTACCACCCTGCGCACCGATCCTGACTCCCGCCGCATGATCGTCACCGCCTGGAACGTCTCTGAGCTCGATGCCATGGCTCTGCCCCCCTGCCACGCCTTCTTCCAGTGCTATGTCAGCGAGGGTCGGCTGAGCCTCCAGGTCTACCAGCGCAGTGCCGACCTGTTCCTGGGTGTCCCGTTCAACATCGCCTCCTACGCCCTACTGACCCACATGCTGGCGCAGCAGGCGGACCTGGAGCCCGGGGAGCTCGTCTGGACCGGCGGGGACTGCCACATCTACGACAACCACGTGGAGCAGGTGCGTGAGCAGCTGTCCCGGGTTCCCCAGTCCTTCCCCTTTCCGGTGCTGCGCCTGGAGCGTGCCGCCTCGATCGACTCCTACACCATGGACGACATTGACGCCTCCCGCGGATACCGTCACCACCCCGCTATCACAGCTCCTGTCGCCGTGTGA
- a CDS encoding sensor histidine kinase, with amino-acid sequence MPIFLPAALRGIADLSDADLDWIHQLVADWQVVADLSTCDLVLWVRTRTGPFVAVGHTRPSGGATVHLEDVIGRRMPASREVMAEQALTSGEVQVATEPYWTGTAAVQEEYVPVVRAGTPVAVVTREMSVGVIRGGRIVDREMERLADLLCQMVAEGTFPLTGAGTTIRHGTPRVADGVVHLGEDGTVLYASPNGRSCFYRLGIKGDLGGVLLAEAVTSIIPARTQVDETLAVVLMGRQAWLTEVEAGGVFLSLRSIPLTLQGRRAGAVLLVRDITEVRRREQALLSKDATIREVHHRVKNNLQTVSALLRMQARRASNEETRHALSEAERRVTTIATVHDALSHSADEHLELDEILSSILRMAAAVASPTSRVETRVQGSFGSVGASAAQALATVLAELVTNAVEHGLEGGDGEVCVHAERDGDTLEVHVTDNGAGVRPGTLMTGLGTRIVTTLVRGELRGSIEWLPAAGGRGTDVLVRARLSGA; translated from the coding sequence GTGCCGATTTTTCTCCCCGCAGCCCTTCGTGGTATCGCAGACCTGTCCGACGCCGACCTGGACTGGATCCACCAGCTGGTTGCCGACTGGCAGGTCGTTGCGGACCTGTCCACCTGTGACCTGGTGCTGTGGGTGCGTACGCGTACCGGCCCTTTTGTTGCCGTCGGCCATACCCGGCCCTCCGGGGGCGCCACCGTCCACCTTGAGGACGTGATCGGTCGGCGTATGCCCGCCTCCCGTGAGGTGATGGCAGAACAGGCCTTGACCAGCGGGGAGGTCCAAGTCGCCACCGAACCGTACTGGACCGGGACGGCTGCGGTCCAGGAGGAGTATGTCCCTGTGGTTCGCGCGGGCACTCCTGTCGCGGTCGTCACCCGTGAGATGTCGGTGGGGGTGATCCGGGGCGGTCGTATCGTGGACCGGGAAATGGAGAGGCTGGCTGATCTCCTGTGCCAGATGGTGGCTGAGGGGACCTTCCCGCTCACCGGCGCCGGCACGACTATCCGTCACGGCACTCCGCGCGTGGCTGACGGTGTGGTCCACCTGGGTGAGGACGGGACGGTGCTCTATGCCAGTCCTAACGGGCGCTCCTGCTTCTACCGTCTCGGTATCAAGGGAGACCTGGGAGGAGTGCTGCTGGCGGAGGCGGTCACGTCCATCATTCCGGCACGCACGCAGGTCGATGAGACTCTTGCGGTGGTGCTCATGGGGCGTCAGGCGTGGCTCACGGAGGTAGAGGCCGGTGGCGTCTTCCTGTCGCTGCGCTCTATCCCGCTGACCCTGCAGGGTAGGAGGGCCGGGGCTGTCCTCCTGGTCCGCGACATCACCGAGGTGCGCCGTCGTGAGCAGGCCCTCCTCAGTAAGGACGCGACGATCCGCGAGGTGCACCACCGGGTCAAGAATAATCTTCAGACGGTGTCCGCGCTGCTGCGCATGCAGGCGCGGCGCGCCTCCAACGAGGAGACGCGCCACGCCCTGTCAGAGGCGGAGAGGCGCGTGACGACCATCGCCACTGTTCATGACGCCTTGAGCCACAGCGCCGACGAGCACCTGGAGCTTGACGAGATACTCTCCTCGATCCTGCGGATGGCCGCTGCGGTCGCCAGCCCTACCAGCAGGGTCGAGACTCGTGTCCAGGGGTCCTTTGGCTCTGTGGGAGCCAGCGCGGCCCAGGCTCTGGCGACTGTGCTCGCCGAGCTGGTGACCAACGCGGTCGAGCACGGCCTTGAGGGCGGTGACGGAGAGGTCTGTGTCCACGCCGAGCGCGACGGGGACACGCTGGAAGTGCACGTGACAGACAACGGGGCCGGGGTACGGCCTGGCACCCTCATGACCGGACTGGGAACCCGCATTGTCACCACCCTGGTGCGCGGCGAACTACGCGGGTCGATCGAGTGGCTGCCCGCTGCGGGAGGCCGAGGCACGGACGTGCTCGTCAGAGCGAGGCTGAGCGGGGCCTAG
- a CDS encoding NAD(P)-dependent malic enzyme, producing MAQPSPSYTVALHLKVPASQKAVARLVDTATATGAVVTGVDVAEAGTDTLTVDLTADTRDSRHRGDLVARLEELDGVVVETVGDSTFLAHVGGKIEVVGTYPIHNRRDLARVYTPGVARVCKAIYDHPERAQKLTIKKNTVAVVTDGTAVLGMGDIGPSAAMPVMEGKAVLFKQFGNVDAWPVALDTKDPEEIISIVKAIAPAYGGINLEDIAAPKCFDIEERLREELDIPVFHDDQHGTAIVTLAALINALKVVGKRIEDVRIVLSGVGAAGSAIAKLLMAHGATDIVGYGRTGALSAHDTDGMNQHRRWLAENTNPRRVTGTLKEGLVGADVFIGVSSGNLLDPEDLSVMADDAIVFAMANPTPEVDPIGAANYAAVVATGRSDFPNQINNVLAFPGLFRGLLDTGITEITTSLLRAAATGIASVVDADEISPVYIIPGAFDTHVAEAVASAVRRFAEEK from the coding sequence ATGGCTCAGCCTAGCCCTAGTTACACCGTCGCCCTGCACCTCAAGGTTCCTGCTTCCCAGAAGGCAGTGGCTCGACTGGTGGACACCGCCACTGCCACCGGAGCCGTCGTGACTGGTGTGGATGTCGCAGAGGCGGGTACCGACACCTTGACCGTCGACCTGACTGCGGACACCCGGGACTCCAGACACCGTGGTGACCTGGTTGCCAGGCTTGAGGAGCTTGACGGTGTCGTCGTCGAGACTGTCGGAGACTCGACCTTCCTGGCTCACGTCGGCGGCAAGATCGAAGTAGTGGGAACTTACCCGATCCATAACCGCCGCGACCTTGCGCGTGTGTACACTCCAGGGGTCGCTCGGGTTTGCAAAGCTATCTACGACCACCCCGAACGTGCTCAGAAGCTCACGATCAAAAAAAATACCGTTGCGGTGGTGACGGACGGCACGGCTGTTCTTGGAATGGGTGATATTGGTCCGTCCGCTGCCATGCCAGTCATGGAGGGCAAGGCTGTCCTGTTCAAGCAGTTTGGAAACGTTGACGCGTGGCCGGTCGCGCTGGACACCAAGGACCCGGAGGAGATCATCTCCATCGTCAAGGCCATTGCGCCCGCCTACGGCGGTATCAACCTGGAGGACATTGCGGCCCCCAAGTGCTTCGACATTGAGGAGCGCCTGCGGGAGGAGCTTGATATCCCGGTGTTCCACGACGATCAGCACGGGACAGCGATCGTGACCCTAGCAGCGCTGATCAACGCGCTGAAGGTTGTGGGTAAGAGGATCGAGGACGTACGCATCGTCCTGTCGGGCGTCGGTGCGGCGGGAAGCGCTATCGCCAAGCTGCTCATGGCTCATGGGGCCACAGATATTGTGGGGTACGGCCGTACCGGGGCGTTGTCGGCGCATGACACCGACGGAATGAACCAGCATCGCAGGTGGCTGGCGGAGAACACGAATCCGCGTCGGGTCACAGGAACTCTCAAGGAGGGCCTGGTTGGCGCTGACGTGTTCATCGGGGTGTCATCGGGAAACCTTCTTGACCCTGAGGACCTTTCTGTCATGGCTGATGACGCTATTGTGTTCGCAATGGCTAACCCCACTCCGGAGGTTGATCCCATAGGTGCCGCCAACTACGCGGCCGTCGTGGCGACCGGACGTTCAGACTTCCCTAATCAAATTAACAATGTCCTGGCGTTCCCGGGCCTGTTCCGCGGACTGCTTGACACGGGAATTACGGAAATCACTACAAGCCTGCTTCGTGCTGCCGCGACAGGTATCGCCTCTGTTGTCGACGCCGACGAGATCAGTCCTGTATACATTATACCCGGGGCGTTTGACACGCATGTGGCTGAGGCTGTTGCCAGTGCTGTACGGCGGTTTGCTGAGGAGAAGTAG
- a CDS encoding OsmC family protein, which produces MSEHSATTPPPASAVWAERVGTRQYVGRNANGAEVRVGMGPGEFSPGELLKIALATCNTLSADHRLAKALGDDFAATVGCSSVKNEEEERYESLQVEIVTDLSALDSDKRQLLAHRVEGAIERSCTVGHTIEKGATVSLDIVDPDED; this is translated from the coding sequence ATGAGCGAGCACAGTGCTACCACACCCCCTCCTGCGTCCGCAGTCTGGGCTGAGCGGGTAGGGACCCGCCAGTACGTTGGCCGCAATGCCAACGGGGCCGAGGTCAGGGTAGGAATGGGACCGGGTGAGTTCTCCCCTGGGGAGCTGCTGAAGATAGCCCTGGCGACCTGCAACACCTTGTCAGCCGACCACCGTCTCGCCAAGGCCCTCGGAGACGACTTCGCCGCGACCGTCGGATGCTCCTCGGTCAAGAACGAGGAGGAGGAGCGCTACGAGTCCCTCCAGGTAGAGATCGTCACCGACCTGTCCGCCCTGGACTCTGACAAGCGCCAGCTCCTGGCTCACAGGGTGGAGGGCGCGATCGAGAGGTCCTGCACCGTCGGCCACACGATCGAGAAGGGAGCCACGGTCTCCCTGGACATCGTCGACCCGGATGAGGACTAA
- a CDS encoding dihydrofolate reductase: MIWAQDTTGLLGADGGMLWRVPADFQHFRAATLGCGVVMGRRTWESLPGPLTGRRNVVLTSRASWHAEGARPAPSLRSGLATAAAGVRAPDPREGHARDLPRLWVIGGGSVYEQAMGAGLPDILVVSVLDLDARSRAREQGLPENSLVRAPGISTEEWRLDPVHSDPPGTWRERSGDARWRVETWRHR; this comes from the coding sequence ATGATCTGGGCGCAGGACACCACCGGCCTGCTGGGAGCCGACGGCGGCATGCTGTGGCGGGTGCCGGCCGACTTCCAGCACTTCAGAGCCGCCACCCTGGGCTGCGGCGTCGTTATGGGGCGCAGGACGTGGGAGTCCCTGCCCGGCCCCCTGACCGGGCGCCGCAACGTCGTCCTCACCAGCAGAGCCTCCTGGCACGCCGAGGGCGCGCGCCCCGCCCCCAGCCTGCGCTCGGGCCTGGCAACGGCAGCCGCTGGGGTGCGCGCCCCCGACCCGCGCGAGGGGCATGCCCGGGACCTGCCCCGCCTGTGGGTCATCGGCGGCGGTAGTGTCTACGAGCAGGCTATGGGAGCCGGGCTGCCCGACATCCTGGTGGTGAGCGTGCTAGACCTGGACGCACGCAGCCGCGCCCGGGAGCAGGGGCTGCCGGAGAACTCACTGGTGCGGGCACCGGGCATCAGCACTGAGGAGTGGAGGCTCGATCCAGTGCACTCCGACCCGCCGGGTACGTGGCGGGAACGCTCCGGTGACGCCCGGTGGAGGGTCGAGACCTGGCGGCACCGCTGA